A single Drechmeria coniospora strain ARSEF 6962 chromosome 03, whole genome shotgun sequence DNA region contains:
- a CDS encoding Protein prenyltransferase, translating to MPQPLAPKEAAQFRTVIRSYEDKQYKRGLKTADLILKKFPKHGDTMAMKSLILNGQGKTEEAFALAKEALTVDMKSHICWHVYGLLYRANKNFEEAIKAYKFALKLEPESQQIQRDLAVLQVQMRDYQGYIQSRISMLQARPQVRQSWTALAIAHHLSGNPLEAENVLTTYEGTLKATPSRHDLEHSESVMYKNSLIAEQGDYQRALDHLDENAKYNLDRLAVMESRAEFLTKLGRKEEAAKAYRALLDRNSEHPEYYEKLEAALNIDKDEPQARKGIYDDYNLGSHPNQPLTSAEGDEFRHAAGEYLTLMLNKGVPSTFANLKHLYLDPDKRESLSHLAEKYLQSQLGDPSSKDKGDGAALYFLAQHYNNYLSRDLGKAMEFIEMAIQKDPKSVDFHQTKARILKHGGNLAKAAETMDNARKLDLKDRYINSKAAKYQLRNDENDKALKTVGLFTRTETVGGPLADLLDMQCIWYLTEDAEAYARHGNFGMALKRLHAVRNIFDVWQEDQFDFHSFSLRKGQTRAYVDMMRWEDHVRDHPFYARAALDAISVYLELADNVSIDGTIGDCGGGEGALAKKRAAKRAKKELQRLERQAAERHAKQDPNKGSSTGEAKDDDPLGLMLVATTDPLGEAMKFLGPLLQACPKSIEAQVAGCEVYLRRSKLLSAEHHTRIANMTMLMLAGKYVLALRCLNVAFSLDADFPKLHEQVVAFQNMLTTTDMAVQIVDVLKAEFKAMGESKGLGKYIEEFKARHISSPRHLLASISARRSLGDDKAEWDDEVINLLTLDSVTLSDAEEMLKALKRWSSTKVIDFIRTALMKWPDATRLAL from the exons ATGCCGCAACCGCTGGCCCCTAAAGAAGCGGCACAGTTCCGGACTGTCATCCGCAGCTACGAGGACAAACAGTACAAGCGTGGCCTGAAGACAGCCGACCTTATTCTCAAAAAATTCCCGAAGCATGGAGACACGATGGCCATGAAATCCCTGATCCTCAACGGACAGGGTAAGACAGAGGAGGCATTTGCGCTTGCCAAGGAAGCCCTGACTGTCGATATGAAATCACATATTTGCTGGCATGTGTATGGTTTGCTCTATCGGGCGAACAAAAATTTCGAGGAGGCAATCAAGGCCTATAAATTTGCCCTGAAACTCGAACCCGAATCCCAGCAGATCCAAAGGGATCTTGCCGTTCTCCAGGTCCAGATGCGAGACTATCAAGGATATATCCAGAGTCGCATTTCCATGCTGCAGGCTCGACCACAGGTGCGACAGAGCTGGACTGCTCTTGCTATTGCGCACCACCTTTCGGGAAATCCTTTGGAGGCTGAGAATGTCTTGACTACCTACGAAGGGACCTTGAAAGCCACGCCTTCACGCCATGATCTCGAGCATTCCGAATCCGTGATGTACAAAAACTCGCTGATAGCTGAGCAAGGGGACTATCAGCGCGCCCTGGACCACTTAGATGAAAACGCGAAATATAACCTGGATCGGCTCGCTGTCATGGAGTCCCGGGCCGAGTTTTTGACTAAGCTCGGACGGAAAGAGGAAGCAGCCAAGGCGTACAGGGCGCTACTTGATCGTAATTCGGAGCATCCCGAGTACTATGAGAAGCTTGAGGCCGCCTTGAACATCGACAAAGATGAACCGCAGGCACGAAAAGGAATATACGATGACTAT AATCTGGGATCTCATCCAAACCAACCGCTGACCTCGGCCGAAGGAGACGAGTTTAGACATGCTGCGGGAGAATATTTGACCCTAATGCTCAACAAAGGCGTCCCGTCAACCTTTGCTAATCTGAAGCACCTGTACTTGGACCCGGACAAGAGGGAGTCGTTGAGCCACCTTGCTGAGAAGTATTTGCAATCTCAACTCGGTGACCCTTCCAGCAAGGACAAAGGTGATGGGGCAGCGCTCTATTTTCTTGCGCAGCACTACAACAATTACCTCAGCCGAGACCTCGGGAAGGCCATGGAATTTATTGAAATGGCCATTCAGAAGGATCCAAAGAGTGTTGACTTTCACCAAACCAAGGCCAGAATATTGAAGCATGGAGGCAATCTGGCAAAAGCAGCTGAAACGATGGATAATGCTCGGAAGCTAGATTTGAAGGACCGTTATATAAACAGCAAGGCCGCCAAGTATCAACTGCGCAACGATGAGAACGACAAAGCTCTTAAGACCGTGGGTCTTTTTACTCGGACTGAGACAGTAGGGGGGCCGCTTGCGGACCTCTTAGATATGCAGTGCATTTGGTACCTGACtgaggatgccgaggcaTATGCAAGACATGGAAACTTCGGCATGGCCCTAAAGCGTCTGCATGCTGTCAGAAACATATTCGATGTCTGGCAAGAGGATCAATTTGACTTCCACAGCTTTTCTCTCAGAAAAGGTCAAACCCGGGCATACGTTGATATGATGCGATGGGAGGATCATGTGCGCGACCACCCATTCTATGCAAGAGCTGCCCTGGACGCCATTTCAGTTTACCTCGAGTTGGCTGACAATGTTTCTATCGATGGAACTATCGGCGACTGTGGAGGTGGTGAGGGTGCACTGGCCAAGAAGAGAGCTGCGAAAAGGGCAAAGAAGGAACTGCAGCGTTTAGAACGCCAGGCGGCTGAGAGGCATGCCAAGCAAGATCCCAACAAGGGCAGCTCGACTGGAGAAGCAAAGGATGACGACCCATTGGGTCTTATGCTGGTGGCGACGACAGACCCCCTTGGTGAAGCGATGAAGTTCCTCGGGCCCCTGCTGCAGGCATGTCCGAAAAGCATTGAGGCCCAAGTTGCCGGATGCGAGGTTTACTTGCGACGAAGTAAGCTCCTATCCGCTGAGCATCATACCCGGATAGCAAACATGACGATGCTAATGTTGGCAGGGAAATACGTCCTGGCCCTTCGCTGTCTCAATGTCGCATTCTCCCTTGACGCCGACTTCCCCAAGTTACACGAGCAGGTGGTGGCCTTCCAAAATATGCTCACAACAACGGACATGGCGGTGCAGATTGTTGACGTCCTGAAAGCCGAATTCAAGGCGATGGGTGAATCGAAGGGTTTAGGGAAGTATATTGAGGAGTTCAAGGCCAGACATATATCCAGTCCACGACACTTGCTTGCTTCTATTTCAGCAAGGAGAAGCCTTGGCGATGATAAAGCAGAGTGGGATGATGAGGTTATCAACTTGCTTACCTTGGACAGTGTGACCTTAAGCGATGCCGAAGAAATGCTGAAAGCTCTAAAGCGCTGGAGCAGTACGAAAGTTATCGACTTTATTAGGACGGCATTAATGAAATGGCCAGATGCCACAAGACTGGCTTTATAG